From Apium graveolens cultivar Ventura chromosome 9, ASM990537v1, whole genome shotgun sequence, the proteins below share one genomic window:
- the LOC141685688 gene encoding uncharacterized protein LOC141685688 encodes MPALEFAQNEICEACQKGKIKRFSHKRKVVNSNNAPLQLIHMNLFGPVNVMFISRKKYALVMVDDYSRNAILSEFCKDKGIFQEFSAARTAQQNGVVKRNNRAVVKAARTIL; translated from the exons ATGCCAGCTTTAGAATTTGCTCAAAATGAAatttgtgaagcttgtcaaaaaggcaaaatcaAGAGGTTCAGTCATAAAAGAAAAGTTGTGAATTCCAATAATGCTCCACTACAGCTTATCCACATGAATTTGTTTGGACCTGTAAATGTCATGTTCATATCCAGAAAGAAGTATGCtttggtgatggtggatgactactcaag gaatgcaatACTAAGTGAATTTTGCAAAGATAAAGGCATttttcaagagttctcagctgcaagaacagctcaacaaaatggtgtggttaAAAGAAATAATAGAGCTGTAgttaaagctgcaaggacaatatTGTAG